A DNA window from Linepithema humile isolate Giens D197 chromosome 6, Lhum_UNIL_v1.0, whole genome shotgun sequence contains the following coding sequences:
- the RpS17 gene encoding small ribosomal subunit protein eS17 translates to MSRVRTKTVKKAAKLIIEKYYPRLTLDFHTNKRICEEIAIIPSKSLRNKIAGFVTHLMKRLRHSQVRGISIKLQEEERERRDNYVPEVSALEHDIIEVDPETKEMLKMLEFNNITGLQLTQPVPQFSRRS, encoded by the exons ATG AGTCGTGTCAGAACGAAAACGGTCAAAAAGGCCGCGAAGCTGATTATCGAGAAATACTATCCTCGCCTTACTTTGGATTTCCACACGAACAAGAGGATATGTGAGGAAATCGCTATTATTCCTAGCAAATCTTTGCGCAACAAGATTGCCGg GTTTGTCACTCACTTGATGAAGAGGCTTAGACACAGTCAGGTACGTGGTATCTCCATCAAGTTGCAGGAGGAAGAGAGGGAACGCAGAGACAACTATGTTCCTGAGGTCTCTGCTTTGGAGCACGACATCATTGAGGTCGATCCTGAGACCAAGGAGATGTTGAAGATGCTTGAGTTCAACAACATCACTGGACTTCAACTCACACAACCTGTTCCACAATTCAGCAGGCGTTCTTAA